Genomic window (Streptosporangium brasiliense):
GCGTCCTGGCCGCCGCCGGATGTCTGCGGAAGGCCGGCCTCCCGGCGGACGCCCCCCTCACCCTGGCCCCGGCGCAGCGGGACGCCTGGGTGGTCTTCACCTCAGGCGCCCTGCGGATCGCGACGCTCGTCACGAGCCTGCGGGACGCCCAGGCCCCAGTCGTGTTCGCAGTCCTCACCGAAGGGCGGTCGTAGGCCATGAGCAAGTACTACGAATACCTGCACACGGTCGGTTTCGAAGAGACCAACATCGTCGGCAACGTCTACTACGTCAACTACCTGCGCTGGCAGGGACGGTGCCGGGAGATGTTCCTCAAGCAGCGGGCGCCGGAGGTGCTCGCGGACCTGCAGGACGACCTGAAGCTCTTCACGCTGAAGGTCGACTGCGAGTTCTTCGCCGAGATCACGGCCTTCGACGAGCTCTCCATCAGGATGCGCCTGGTCGACCTGGCGCAGACCCAGATCGAGTTCAGCTTCGACTACGTCCGGCTCGACGCCGGCGAGCGGGAGACGCTCGTCGCCCGCGGACGGCAGCGCGTGGCGTGCATGAGAGGGCCGAACACCCGCACGGCCCCCGCCAGAGTCCCTGAGCCGCTGGCCCGGGCGCTCGAACCGTACGCGTCGTAGGCGCGGATCCAGACAGGCCAGGAGGTCAGCGTGACAGTCGACAACACCACGTCGTCCCGCGAGGCGGCAGACGCGAAGGCACTGCGGCGGGCGTTCGGGACGTTCGCCACCGGTGTCACCGTGGTCACGACAGGCGGCCCCATCCCGCACGCCATGACCGCGAACTCCTTCACCTCGGTCTCGCTCGACCCGCCGCTCGTGCTGGTCTGCGTCGACCGCAACGCGGTCATGCACCGGTGTCTCACCAGCACGGAGTTCTTCGGAGTGAGCGTGCTGGCCGACCACCAGGAGGCTGAGGCCCGGCACTTCGCCGACCGCTGGCGGACCCTGGGCGCCGCCCAGTTCGACAACGTCGGCTGCCTGCCTGGGGAGCTCACCGGTGTGCCGCTGATGGAGGGCGCCCTCGCCCGCTTCGAATGCGAGCTGTGGCGCACCTACGACGGCGGTGACCACACCATCTTCATAGGGAAGGTGCTGTCCATGGACCAGCAGCCGGGCCGGGACGGGCTGCTGGTCTTCAACGGGAAGTTCCGCCAGATCACCCCGGACTGGAGCGAGGTGACGGCATGACCTCCGGAGGACGACACGCCGAGGCGGTGCCGGGGGGAACGTCCCCCGGCACCCGCCGGGTGCCGCCCGGACCGCCGTGGTGGGCGGGGCCGAGCCTGTTCAAGAAACTGGCGACGGACCGGCTCGGCATGATGTCGCTCGCCGCGACGTACGGCGACGCGGCCCGGCTGTCCATCGGGCCCAAGACCCTCTACTTCTTCAACCATCCCGACCACGCCAAGCACGTGCTGGCCGACAACAGCGGCAATTACCACAAGGGAGTCGGCCTGGTCCAGGCGCGGCGGGCCATCGGTGAGGGGCTGCTGACCAGCGAGGGCGAGCTGTGGCGCAAGCAGCGCCGGATGATCCAGCCGGTCTTCCAGAACAAGCGGATCTCCCAGCAGGCCGGGGTCATCGCCGCGGAGGCGGCGGCCCTGGTGGACCGGCTCCGGTCCCACACCGGCGGGCAGCCGGTCGACGTGGTCCAGGAGATGACCTCGCTCAGCCTCGGCGTGCTCGGCCGAACCCTGCTCGACGCCGACCTCGGTGCCTTCAGCGAGATCGGGCACTCCTTCGAGGCGGTCCAGGACCAGGCGATGTTCGAGCTGGTCACGCTGGGCAAGGTGCCGATGTGGGTGCCCCTGCCCAAGCAGCTGCGTTTCCGCCGCGCCCGCGCCGAGCTGCAGCGCATCGTCGACCATCTCGTCGCCGACCGCCTCGCGCGGTCCGGCGACGGGGGCGACGACGTCGTGTCCCGACTGATCGCCTCGACCCGGCAGGAGGCCGACCCCCGGGTCGGCCGCCAGCGGATGCGCGATGAGCTGGTCACGCTGCTGCTCGCCGGGCACGAGACGACGGCCAGCACGCTGTCGTGGACCTTCTACCTCGTCGACCGGCACCCGGAGGTCCGGGAGCGGCTGCACGCCGAGGCGGTGGAGGTGCTCGGTGACCGGCTGCCGGTCTACGAGGACCTCCACCGGTTGAAGTACACCGCGATGGTGGTGGAAGAGGTCATGCGCCTCTACCCGCCGGTCTGGATGCTGCCGCGGGAGGCCCAGGGGGACGACGAGGTCGGCGGCTACCGCGTGCCGGCCGGTTCCGACGTCCTGATCAGCCCGTACACGCTGCACCGGCACCCCGCCTTCTGGGACGCGCCGGACCGCTTCGACCCGGACCGCTTCGACCCGGACCGTCCCACGGGCCGGCCCCGGTACGCCTACATCCCCTTCGGCGCCGGGCCCCGGTTCTGCGTCGGCAACCACCTGGGCATGATGGAGGCCACGTTCGTGATCGCCATGGTCGCCCGCGACCTCCGCCTGGCCAAGGTGCCCGGCTACAAGGTGGTCGCCGAGCCGATGCTGTCCCTCCGGGTGCGCGGCGGGCTGCCGATGACCGTGCACCCCGCGGCCGGCTCCCGGGCCACGCGGCCCCGGGCCGGCTCCCGGCAGGCCGGGGCGTGAGATCCGCCCGCCGCGGCGCCTCGGAGCACGTGGGCGCCGCGGTACGCGGGCGGTGACGAGAGGGCCCGGTGAGAGTGCGGGGAGGGCCTGGTGAGTGGTGGGGGGAGGTCCTGGTGACGGGCTGAGGGAGGGCCCGGCCGGGACGTCCCCTCAGCGGCCTGCCGTCGTCATCCCCTCCGCCCCCGCTCGCCCCGTGGCCGGAGCCCCGGGGCGGCATCCCCGTCCCCCGCGCGGCGGTCTGTTTCCCGTGTTCGGCCCCGTCCCCGTGTGCCGCCCTGTTTCCCGTATGGCGGCCCGTCCCCGTGTGCCGGCCTGTTTCCTGTCTGCCGGTCCCGTCCCCGCCTGCCGGCCTGTTTCCCGTATGGCGGCCCGCTCCTCCCGCGCCGGCCTGTTCCCCGTGTTCAGCCCCGTTCCCCGGTCTGCCGGCCCGTCCCCGTGTGCCGGCCTGTTCCCCGTGTTCGGCCCGTCCCGGGCGGCGGCCTGTTCCCGTGTGCGGGCCGCCGGGCGGTGTCCCGGTCCTCCCGCACCGGCGCCGGCGCGATGCGGGTGAGGGGACGGTGGGTCAGCTCGCCTGCCGGACGGCGGCCACGGCCAGCAGGTCGCGCAGCGCGAGCAGCACCGGCGGGTCGAGGGCGTGCATCGGCCTGAGCTGGACGTCGGCGAGCGCGGTGTCCGCGCCGGGCTCTACCGTGATCGGCCCGTGACGCCCGATGCACAGCGCCTCGTCCCCGTCGGGCGGGTAGTTGGTGGCGTTCTCGCTGCCGGCGGCGACGGACTGCGCGATCAGGTGCCACTGTCCCTCGGGGACGTCCTCCAGCACGTACGGCCCGGGCCGGTGGAGAACCGTGTATCTGACCGGCCGGCCCTCAAGGATGCGGTCGGGGAACAGCCCGGCGAAGACCGGCCGGTCCGTCAGCGGGGACGAGATGTCACCGCGGACCGTCATGGTCGCGGTCCCCCCGAGGGCGGGGCGTTCCTCGATGAGGAGCTGCGGCGTGACGCTCTCGAACTGGCGGTATTTGGTCGGAGAGACCCCCACGCTGCTGGTGAACCGTGAGCTGAAGGTGCCGACGCTGGAGTAGCCCACCCGATGGCTGATGTCGGTGACGGTCAGCGAGGTGGAGGCGAGGAGCCGCTTGGCCTCGCGGAGCCGTACCGCCGACAGGAACCTGCCGGGCGACAGGCCGGTGACCCGTTGGAAGACACGGGAGAAATGAAACTTGCTGAACATCGCGGTGCGAGCCATGTCGTCGATGGTGATCTGATCACCTAAGTTATCGTGCATGCTGTCGACGACTCGCATGACGGCTTGCTCGATTACGTCGTTCATTACTCCTCCCGGGTATTGAAGGTGTCATCCTGATTGACCTTGAATTGACATGGGGCGGAAAATTGAACGGATGGTCACGGCCTGTGCGCGCCTTGCGGGCGCCCGGCCGGAACATTTATCCACATGCCTGCGGAAATGTTTTCGAGTGTCCCCGGCCGCTGCCGCCTGTTGCTGCTCGATGAAATCGGCCGGCTTTACGCCGGCGACGGCTATCGGCCTGTCCGGTTATTACACGCGGCGGAGCGCACGGAACGCTGCACCGGAGTGAAGATCTTTCGAAAATATGTTGGGGTAGTCGAACGACTACGCAATGCGCGTAAACGCGCCATGAGCGTGCCCGGCTGTTTTCCGGCCGTTGCACGTGATGAATCGATATGTGCGGCCGGGGTACGGCCGGCATGCCGACATGCCGCCCTACGGCCGTGCGCGCGGGGACCGCTTACCTGGTCAGGTGGGGTGGGAGTCGGGGTGAGGCGCAGGTTTCCGAAGGGCGCCCGATCATCCGTACGGGTGCCGCGGGAATTTTCCGCAGAGGCGATACGGAGGTTGCCCGTCGTCGGCAACCTTCCGATTTCCGTCTCCACACCACTCACGTCGAGAGCGTATTCGTACGCCCTCGCCGGGGGAATCGAATTGCGCGCTTCCTGGGGTTCTCCCGGTCCTAATAGGGGTATCAGGGGTATGAATAGGGGTTGTCCCCGGCGGAGTGCCCGGTAAATTGTGACGGCGCCGGTTCGATGCCGTCGAGCTGTCGTCGAGCGTTTCTCCGAGGACTTCACGCCGGGGGTGGGGTCGGTCCGTTGTGATGGGGTGTGGGGATGGCCGAGGCTCGCGAGGACGAGTTCTCGCGCTATGTCAGGGAGACGAGGCCGGCGCTGCGACGGACGGCCTTCCTGCTCTCGTCCGACTGGTACGAGGCGGACGATCTCGTCCAGCGGGCTCTGATCGCCATTCACGGGCGCTGGGAGACCCTTGAACGGCGCGACAGGATCGACGGCTACGCCCGCACGATCATGATCCGGATGATCATCAGTGACCGCCGGTCGCACCGGTGGTCGCGCGAGACGCTCCGGGAGACGCCGCCCGAGCCCGCTCCGGCGCTCGACCCATATGCGCTCGTGGGGGACCGGATGGTCCTGATGGACGCGCTGGCCGGGCTCGGGGCCCGGCAGCGGGCGGCGGTCGTGCTCCGTTACTGGGAGGACCGCAGTGTCGAGGAGACCGCGCGGGTGATGGGCAGCGTGTGCTCGACGGTGCGCAGCCAGACCGCCCGAGCGCTGACCGCCCTCCGCTCGGCGCTCCGGGCCGAGTGAGCCGGGCAGGCGGTCGCGCGGAGGTCCGGCGGGGCCGTACGGAGGCCGGAAAGGCGGGACGGGGGCGGTTCCCGGGCGGCGTGCGTGCCGTACCGGCGCCCGCTACGGCCCGGGTAGCTCCGTGACCGGCCGAGTCACACCTGGCTCCGCACGGTCCACAGGTCGGGGAATATCGGGGTGAACGAGGTCGGGTGCGGGCGGACGGCGTCGGAGCTGTCGCCCATGATCCGCTCCACTGTCTTCCCGTGCCGGTAGCGCCATTCCTGGGCGCGCTGATCGAGGTCCACCAGCCCCTCACAGATCTGCGCCGTCACGTCGTCGTCGCGGTAGACCCGCAGCAGCACGGCCCGCAGTTCGGCCGACGGCGCCGGTGGCAGCGACACGTCCCGATACAGCAGCTCATGCGGCACCTGGTAACCCTGGGCCGTGAGGTAGCCGAGGAAGGAGTCGAAGATGGACGGCCGGTTCATCGCCGTCTCGACCTGGTGGCGCTCACCGCTGCCCTCCGGGTAGGAGTGGTGCGCCTGGTGGTCGCGCCTGCCCAGCACCGCCTCGACCTCGCGGAACTGCGCCGACTGGAAGCCGTCGGCGGCGCCGAGATCGCCCCGGCAGCCGGTGAACCGGAGCGGGGTGATGGTCTCCATGACGTCGATCTGGCAGATCGCCGCCTTCAGGATGCCCAGCGACCGGCGCAGGGTGCGCAGCGCGTGCGCGGTGTCACCGACGGCCAGATGGCGCTGCAGGCCGGCGAACTCGTACAGCAGTTGCTTGAACCAGAGTTCGTGCGCCTGGTGGGCGACGATGAACAGCATCTCGTCGTGCTCGGTCGAGCGCGGCCGCTGGGCCGTCAGGATCTCGTTCAGTGCCAGGTACGAGGAGTAGGTCAGCACAGGTGAGCGGTCGACGATCACGGCTCCATCAACCTTCGTAAAAGGGAGGGACAACGGATAAATTCGCTGTCATTCAACAGCGTCAGGCTACGGTGCGCGGCATCCGCCAGAAAGGAATCGTGGAGATGCCGGCGGAATTAGCAATCTGGAAGAAACAGCCGGTCCGGGCCGGTGCCGGGAGAATCTCCACGGCCGGGACCCGACGCGGTCCGGATCGCCGCGGTCGGCGCCGCCGGGAAAACCGTCGCGCCGCAGCTCCCCGGCCTTTCCGCGGAGCCCTTCCCCGGCCTTTCCCGAGCAGCGGGGAATCATGGCCGCCCGCTTGTGGTCGCGCCGCCAGAAATCCGGCAATGTGGAAGATGCCGGGTCCCGGTCCGGTGGATACGCTTGGCGCCGGCCCTGGTGGCCCGATAGGGAGGTGGGCGGATGCGCATGACCTTGCTGGACGGCCCTCCGGGAGCCCCGGCGGCACCGGTCGCACACCGGGGCGGGCGGTGTCCCCATGGGCGGTGACGCCGTACCGGACCTGAGGCCGCCGGCCGCGGGCAGGCAGGTCGAGGAGATCTGGAAGAGCGTGCTCGACATCTCCGAGGACGAGGCGGACGCCACGTTCTTCGAGCTGGGAGGCAGGGCGATCACCGCGCTCCGGATCGTCGCCCGCGTCGAGAACGCCCTCGGCGTCCGGGTCGAGGTCGGCGAGCTGTACGAGCACCCCAGCATGGACTCCTTCGTGCACCACGTCATGGCGAGGGCGCAGCTCCCCCCGGTGGTGGGTGACCGGTAGGGCGACCTCCGGCGGGTGACCGGCGGAGCGGCTCCCGGAGGATGACCTCCGGTGGACGCCCCGACGGTCGAGGAGGGGGGTGACCTTCCGTGAAGGGCCGTTTCGTGCTGCTCCCCGGCCTGTGGACGGGGGCGTGGGGCTGGGAGCCGGTGACCTGCGGCCTGCGCAGGCGCGGCCATCACGTCCGTCCGATCACGCTGTCGGGACTGGCCGCTCCCGACACGGACGTCTCCGCCGTCGGTCTGCAGACCCATGTCGACGACGTGCTGTCGGTCCTGGAGACGGAGGAACTGGGCGACGTCATCGTCGTGGGACACAGCTACTCGGGCATCGTGGCGGGCCAGGTCGCCGACCGGGCGCCCGACCGGGTCGCGCACACCGTCTTCGTCGAGGCGTTCCTGCCCCATGACGGCAGATCGATGCTCCACGCATTTCCGGAGCGCCAGCGTGCCGAGGAGCTCCGGCTGATCGCCGACAACCACGGCCGCTGGCCGGCGCCTGACTCCGCGATCGTGGCCGACGGCCAGGACCTCTCCCCGCGGCAGGCGCAGTGGCTCGCCGAGCGCTTCGTGGGCCACCCGGGGCGCACGATAGCCGAGCCGGCCGTCCTGACCCGCCCGCTGGCACACCAGCGGGCCACATACGTCGTGTGCGCCATGGAGCACTTCGGCGGCCGGGTCTCCGCCGACGTCTCGGCCATGCGCGCCGCGCCGAACTGGACCTTCCACACCCTCGACACCGGCCACTGGCCGATGATCTCGGCCCCCGATCCGCTCGTCGCGCTCCTGACCGGCATCGCCGCCCAGCGCCGCTGAGCGCCGGTGCGCCGCCCCGGCGCACGGGCCTGGGGGCCGGCGGCCGCCGCGCCCGGCCGTTCCACGGAAAGCGAATTGCCGGACAGGCCGGACAGTTGTTTACCTAAATTACGGAACGGCTTATCCGCGGACCCTTTCCATGTTATTTTAGGTTTCCGATCAACTGCCGTCCGACCAGGCCGGACAGCTATTTTACGGCGCTGCAAAAGGTGATATTCGACCCTTGACGGCCCCCTTTTTCTTCCAGGTTGCTGGATGGCTCCTTTTGCGTTGACGGCCCCTGCGTGAGGCATGTTGTATTGGTCTTGTGTCGGCACTTGTGCGATCCGCGACACGAATTGGGCGCCGGTGCCGGGTGAGCTCGGACCGTGGCCCTCGCTAATGGCAAGACCCTTCGGGCGGCGGTGATCGGCCGCGGGTCGGAGGGCTTCACCATGGACCCTCCGGGGCCCGGCACGCGTGGCGAGGAGGGACTGATGGCGCCCACACCTGGAAGCTCTCGGCCGGCGATCTCAGGAGCGTCGTGGTCGCCGGTGCCGACGGAGGGGGTCGCCGAGTGTCTTGGCGGGGAAGTCCACCTCGCGTACGCGCGGCGTCCGGCGTCCGGAGTCGTCACCGTCGCGGCGGGCTTCTCCCCGGACGCCGCGCGGGCGCGGGCGGAGGCGCGGGCCGCCGCCATGGACCTCCTCTACCGGATCCCGGACGGCGAGGCGGAGCCCTGCGCCGGTGACGACGGCAGGCAGCTGTGCCTGGCCGACTTCATGCCGGAACCGCCGCCCGACAACCGGTCACGCGTCGCCGGGACCGGCCTGCTGAGCCGGGAGCGCTATCTCCTGCCGGCCGAGGTCGTGTGGATGGGCGAGCGGGACTGCCGGGTCGAGCCCACCGTCGTCGGCGTGGTGGACGACCCCGCAGACGGCGTCTCCGGCGGGATCGCCGACCTCCTCGCCCATGACGTGTTCACCCGCTGGTGGGCGAGCCCGCGGATGCCGCTCCTGAGGGTCTCCGAGCACCTCGGGAGGTTGATCCCGGCGGGTGCCGCGGAGGCGGCCTCCGCGCTCGGGCTGTGGGTGCCGGCGTTCGTGCTGCCCGGCCCCGATTTCCAGATCGCGGTCGTGGGCGTCAGCGGAGACGGGACCACGATAGCCACCGCCGCGGCGCGCTCGATGGAGGAGGCGGTCAGCAGGGCGTTCCTGCGGGCGATGGCGGCGCGCGCGCAGCCGTGGGACACCCTTCCCGTGGCCGACTCGCTGCGCCGCATCACGGTGTGGCATCGCGAGGCCGACTACCTGGCCTACCTGGAGCGCTCCGCCGTCGACGCGGACCCGTCGGCGCTCGACGGCCCCGACACGCCGGACGGGGCGCTCGGCTGGATCGACATCGCCTGCCGGCGGTTCGGGCACGAGCCGGTCGTCGTCGGCCTGGGGGAGCCCGGCACTCCGGTGAAGGTCGTGTGCCCGGGCGCCGCCTGCTACCGGACGGTCCCGCCGGGCACCACGCTTCCGTGCCCGGTCCCTTGAAAGCCGTCCCATCGGGCGAGGCGGCGATGGCTGAGGCGGTGACGGGCGGGGGCGGCGGCGATGCCGGGCCGCGACATCCACCGGACGGAGGGGCGCCCGCCGGGCGCCCCTCCGTCCATGAGGCCGGCCCGTCCATGAGGCCGGCCGTGACCGCCCGGCCGCTCGCTCGATCGTCCGTCAGCCGGTCACGACGGCGATTCCGGGGAAGGCGGCGGTCGCGTTGCTCCACGGCGAGTAGTACAGCCGCCAGGAGCAGATACGGCCGTTGACGACGTAGCCGGTGCAGGGCACCTGAGCGCTGGTGTCGATGAGGGAGATGACCCCCACCGCGGACTGCCGGGTGGTGCTGGACGGTTCGGGGGTCTCCACCGGGCCGCCGCTGTCGCCCTGGCCGGCGACGTTCTTGCGCGTCGAGTTCTCGAGGAGGGCCAGGCCGTAGAGCACGCTCTCGGCAAGGTAGATCGTGACGTTGGTCATCTTCACCTGGCAGAGGCAGATGGTGCCCGAGTAGGCGCCGGAGGTGCAGAGCCACATGCCCACGTAGGAGGCGGAGGTGCCGGCGACCGGGTTGCTGAACTCCGGCGATACGGTGCCGGGGTTGTTGTTGTAGACGCGGCCGGCGGTGCCGGCGCGGATCAGCATCACGTCGCGGCTGGTGTTGGCATGGGTGATCGGGCCGATCACCTGGCCGGTCGGGTCGGTGGCCGTCTGCCCGACGCTGCCGCAGTGGGCCGCCGACAGCATCCAGCTCGTCCCGCCGGCGGTGACGGCGAAGCCCGTCGAGCAGCCGCGGCCGGTGCCGGTGTTGCGCCAGGCCGCGCCGCCCAGCCAGGGCGCGGCGTCGTCCCAGCGGCTGGCCGGGGCCGGCGTGACGCCGGCCTCCACGGTGACCGGCACCGCCGAGTCGGCGACCTTCGAGCGGGTCAGGCCGTAGTCGGCGCCCGAGACCGTCAGGCCCGAGCCGTCGGCGTTCGGCGCGATCGAGGTGATCGCGCCGCCGGAGGCGCGGACGAGGCGGTCCGTCTCGCTCTCCAGCTCGCGGGCCGAGTGGGCCGCGGGCAGGACGCTGACCGGGACGTCCCGGCGCAGCCGGCCGACCAGGGCGCTGACGCGCTCGGGGATGTCTCCCTTCCAGTAGACGCGCAGTTCGCGGTTCTCCGGCGCCGCGATGATGCCGGCGAACCCGGTGCCGTCCTGTGTCCTGACGGCGGTGGTGACGCGGTCGGCGGCCTTGACCAGCTTCTCCTGGGTGGCCAGCAGGTCCTTCCAGGAGGCGAAACCGCCCGGGACCCTGCCGGCCGGCTCGACGGCCCGGGTGCCGGCGTCCCTGACGGGAACGGGGGTGAGGGCGGGAGCGGGGACGGGGACGGGGGCCGCCGTGGCCTGGGCGGCGCCCATCGCGACCATGGCGAGGGCGACTCCCAGCGCCACCGCCAGACGGCCGGTGGATCGTGGGGCTTTTGAGGTGATCGGGGGGATTTTCACCGGATGCTCCTCCGTGCCTTAATTACGGGGATGCATCCGGTATTCCATGTGTTTACGGCGTAATCAATGTCTTGACAGGGCTTTCAGAGGCGGCAAATCGATGCAGTCAGACATTTCTGTGCTGGGATTCCGGCTCCGCGCCCAAGGCGTGGCCCATTCCGTGATCACTCGTTGAAACGGCGGTGGAAGCCTCCGTGCGGCGGCCGGTGCGTCGGCGCTCCGCCGGGTGGGGCACGGCGCGGGGCGGGCCGGCCGTACCGGGTGACCCTGGATGGACTCGGCGCCCGCGGCGGGTCGTCCGCTCCGGCTCCCTAGGAGGCGGCGGCTCCGCTGGATCCCACCGGGCCGCGTTCGTGCACCAGGCGCCACAGGAGCTTGTTGAACAGCTCGCGCTCGTCGGGGGTGAGCGGCGCCAGGAAGGTGTCGAGGGCGTTCGTCATGGTGGGGGCGAGATCGTGGCGCAGGAGCGCCTGCCCCTCGCTGGTCAGGGCGATCGCGTATTTGCGCCGGTCGTCCGGGTTGCGCGCCCGCTGGACGAGGCCGAGCCGCTCCAGGCCGTCGACGACGCTGACCATGGTGGTCCGGTCGATGCCGTGGGTGCGGGCGAGCTGCTGCTGGGACTGGGGCCCCATGGAGTCGATGGCCGTGAGCACGATGAAGTCCTTCGACCGCAGCCCGAAGGGTTCCACCGCCGACTCGAAGATCTCGACGAAAAGATCATTGGCCTTGCTCACGAGCAGGCTGGTGGAGCTGGACATGAGATCCGGCAGGGGAAGATCCGTATTCGGAGAATCAGTGCTCACATACGTCCCTTCAGCGGCCACACGTTCCATAATGCGCAAAAGTGCCCATATCAAGCACGCTCATATATGGCAAGACTGTCACACGCTATAGGGCAAGAGTGTCACACGCCGACATGTGCAGCGCAACAGCTGGATTCAAATCATCAGTACTACTGATTGACAGGATTGCTGAGGATCTGTGAAGCTGATTAATGCGTGAAGGGTGGTGGAGGGTCCGCCTGGGGACCCGCGGCCATCCCGGGTGAGGAGACTCCATGTCCGCAGGCCAGGTCGGCCCTGACGCCGGCACCACATGGGATGAGGTCCGTGAGATCGTGCTCGGAGTGGATCCGTCAGAGGAGGCCGACGGGCAGGAAGGCTGACGGCCGATCCGCTGGAAAGGGGTGGAGCTATGGGTGGAGACCGGGGCGCGCCCGTGCCGGCCGCACGGCTGCTGGCCGAGTCCACCGGCTGGCTGCTCAACGGCGCGGCGCGCGAGGTCACGCTGGAGCTGGAGGAGGCGCTGAAGGGGGCCGACCTCCGCTGGCGCGACTACGGGGTGCTCAGCGTGCTGGAGGCGGCCGGGCCGCTGTCGCAGCAGGAGATCGGGCGGCGGCTCGCCGTCGACCGGTCGACGATGGTGCACATCATCGACGTCCTGGAGCAGCGCGGGCTGGTCGTGCGCAGCCGCGACCTGACCGACCGCCGGGCCTATTCGATCGAACTGACCGACTCCGGGCGTGC
Coding sequences:
- a CDS encoding acyl-CoA thioesterase; protein product: MSKYYEYLHTVGFEETNIVGNVYYVNYLRWQGRCREMFLKQRAPEVLADLQDDLKLFTLKVDCEFFAEITAFDELSIRMRLVDLAQTQIEFSFDYVRLDAGERETLVARGRQRVACMRGPNTRTAPARVPEPLARALEPYAS
- a CDS encoding MarR family winged helix-turn-helix transcriptional regulator; translated protein: MGGDRGAPVPAARLLAESTGWLLNGAAREVTLELEEALKGADLRWRDYGVLSVLEAAGPLSQQEIGRRLAVDRSTMVHIIDVLEQRGLVVRSRDLTDRRAYSIELTDSGRALLVEVLHPVTAEVHDRVIGRLTDEDRAHLDRILAQLTGGSRTGTI
- a CDS encoding MarR family winged helix-turn-helix transcriptional regulator — translated: MSSSTSLLVSKANDLFVEIFESAVEPFGLRSKDFIVLTAIDSMGPQSQQQLARTHGIDRTTMVSVVDGLERLGLVQRARNPDDRRKYAIALTSEGQALLRHDLAPTMTNALDTFLAPLTPDERELFNKLLWRLVHERGPVGSSGAAAS
- a CDS encoding alpha/beta fold hydrolase, with amino-acid sequence MKGRFVLLPGLWTGAWGWEPVTCGLRRRGHHVRPITLSGLAAPDTDVSAVGLQTHVDDVLSVLETEELGDVIVVGHSYSGIVAGQVADRAPDRVAHTVFVEAFLPHDGRSMLHAFPERQRAEELRLIADNHGRWPAPDSAIVADGQDLSPRQAQWLAERFVGHPGRTIAEPAVLTRPLAHQRATYVVCAMEHFGGRVSADVSAMRAAPNWTFHTLDTGHWPMISAPDPLVALLTGIAAQRR
- a CDS encoding cytochrome P450, translated to MTSGGRHAEAVPGGTSPGTRRVPPGPPWWAGPSLFKKLATDRLGMMSLAATYGDAARLSIGPKTLYFFNHPDHAKHVLADNSGNYHKGVGLVQARRAIGEGLLTSEGELWRKQRRMIQPVFQNKRISQQAGVIAAEAAALVDRLRSHTGGQPVDVVQEMTSLSLGVLGRTLLDADLGAFSEIGHSFEAVQDQAMFELVTLGKVPMWVPLPKQLRFRRARAELQRIVDHLVADRLARSGDGGDDVVSRLIASTRQEADPRVGRQRMRDELVTLLLAGHETTASTLSWTFYLVDRHPEVRERLHAEAVEVLGDRLPVYEDLHRLKYTAMVVEEVMRLYPPVWMLPREAQGDDEVGGYRVPAGSDVLISPYTLHRHPAFWDAPDRFDPDRFDPDRPTGRPRYAYIPFGAGPRFCVGNHLGMMEATFVIAMVARDLRLAKVPGYKVVAEPMLSLRVRGGLPMTVHPAAGSRATRPRAGSRQAGA
- a CDS encoding YcaO-like family protein; its protein translation is MPTEGVAECLGGEVHLAYARRPASGVVTVAAGFSPDAARARAEARAAAMDLLYRIPDGEAEPCAGDDGRQLCLADFMPEPPPDNRSRVAGTGLLSRERYLLPAEVVWMGERDCRVEPTVVGVVDDPADGVSGGIADLLAHDVFTRWWASPRMPLLRVSEHLGRLIPAGAAEAASALGLWVPAFVLPGPDFQIAVVGVSGDGTTIATAAARSMEEAVSRAFLRAMAARAQPWDTLPVADSLRRITVWHREADYLAYLERSAVDADPSALDGPDTPDGALGWIDIACRRFGHEPVVVGLGEPGTPVKVVCPGAACYRTVPPGTTLPCPVP
- a CDS encoding tryptophan 2,3-dioxygenase — protein: MIVDRSPVLTYSSYLALNEILTAQRPRSTEHDEMLFIVAHQAHELWFKQLLYEFAGLQRHLAVGDTAHALRTLRRSLGILKAAICQIDVMETITPLRFTGCRGDLGAADGFQSAQFREVEAVLGRRDHQAHHSYPEGSGERHQVETAMNRPSIFDSFLGYLTAQGYQVPHELLYRDVSLPPAPSAELRAVLLRVYRDDDVTAQICEGLVDLDQRAQEWRYRHGKTVERIMGDSSDAVRPHPTSFTPIFPDLWTVRSQV
- a CDS encoding phosphopantetheine-binding protein — protein: MGGDAVPDLRPPAAGRQVEEIWKSVLDISEDEADATFFELGGRAITALRIVARVENALGVRVEVGELYEHPSMDSFVHHVMARAQLPPVVGDR
- a CDS encoding SigE family RNA polymerase sigma factor — encoded protein: MAEAREDEFSRYVRETRPALRRTAFLLSSDWYEADDLVQRALIAIHGRWETLERRDRIDGYARTIMIRMIISDRRSHRWSRETLRETPPEPAPALDPYALVGDRMVLMDALAGLGARQRAAVVLRYWEDRSVEETARVMGSVCSTVRSQTARALTALRSALRAE
- a CDS encoding flavin reductase family protein, with translation MTVDNTTSSREAADAKALRRAFGTFATGVTVVTTGGPIPHAMTANSFTSVSLDPPLVLVCVDRNAVMHRCLTSTEFFGVSVLADHQEAEARHFADRWRTLGAAQFDNVGCLPGELTGVPLMEGALARFECELWRTYDGGDHTIFIGKVLSMDQQPGRDGLLVFNGKFRQITPDWSEVTA
- a CDS encoding helix-turn-helix transcriptional regulator, with product MNDVIEQAVMRVVDSMHDNLGDQITIDDMARTAMFSKFHFSRVFQRVTGLSPGRFLSAVRLREAKRLLASTSLTVTDISHRVGYSSVGTFSSRFTSSVGVSPTKYRQFESVTPQLLIEERPALGGTATMTVRGDISSPLTDRPVFAGLFPDRILEGRPVRYTVLHRPGPYVLEDVPEGQWHLIAQSVAAGSENATNYPPDGDEALCIGRHGPITVEPGADTALADVQLRPMHALDPPVLLALRDLLAVAAVRQAS